From a region of the Corallococcus coralloides DSM 2259 genome:
- a CDS encoding ABC transporter ATP-binding protein — protein MAFLSLDALTLKFLGAAAPAVRDASLALEPGDAVALMGTSGSGKTALLRLVAGLEQPTSGTITLAGRVVAGPDVFVPPEQRPLRRVLHDAELESGLTVRDVVMGVQPKGEGLAHARGLLALFQLEDLEGRACGTLSRGQRQRVLLARALASGTKLLVLDEPFAGMDAGLRANILGEWRRVLKARGAAVLFATHDVGDALAFADRLVLLRAGTVEQQGTPESVYEAPRSAFAAYFLGGTNLLPGSGFGRVARTALGNLPLSTEARGEVMLSLRPEALRLVPDTDGVAVGGALRAEILERAFRGAHVDFTVSCAGMALVVRAASSAPFREGGRARLEVAGRADVLEETSGLAR, from the coding sequence ATGGCCTTCCTCTCGCTCGATGCCCTCACCCTGAAGTTCCTCGGTGCCGCCGCCCCGGCGGTGCGGGACGCGTCGCTGGCGCTGGAGCCAGGGGACGCAGTGGCGCTGATGGGCACCTCCGGCTCCGGGAAGACGGCCCTGCTGCGGCTGGTCGCGGGCCTGGAGCAGCCGACGTCCGGCACCATCACGCTCGCGGGCCGCGTGGTCGCCGGGCCGGACGTGTTCGTGCCTCCGGAGCAGCGCCCCCTGCGCCGCGTCCTCCACGACGCGGAGCTCGAATCCGGCCTCACCGTGCGCGACGTGGTGATGGGCGTGCAGCCCAAGGGCGAGGGCCTGGCGCACGCGCGCGGCCTGCTGGCGCTGTTCCAGCTGGAAGACCTGGAAGGGCGCGCCTGCGGAACGCTCTCCCGGGGACAGCGGCAGCGCGTCTTGCTGGCGCGCGCGCTGGCCTCCGGGACGAAGCTGCTGGTGCTGGATGAGCCCTTCGCCGGCATGGACGCCGGCCTGCGCGCCAACATCCTCGGAGAGTGGCGCCGCGTGCTCAAGGCGCGAGGCGCCGCGGTGCTCTTCGCCACGCACGACGTGGGGGACGCGCTGGCCTTCGCGGACCGGTTGGTGCTGCTGCGCGCGGGCACGGTGGAACAGCAGGGCACACCCGAGTCCGTCTACGAAGCGCCGCGCAGCGCCTTCGCCGCGTACTTCCTGGGCGGCACCAACCTGCTGCCCGGTTCAGGCTTCGGCCGCGTCGCGCGCACGGCGCTGGGCAACCTGCCGCTGAGCACGGAGGCGCGCGGCGAGGTGATGCTCTCCCTGCGCCCGGAAGCCCTGCGGCTCGTCCCCGACACGGACGGCGTCGCGGTGGGCGGCGCCCTTCGAGCGGAAATCCTGGAGCGCGCCTTCCGGGGCGCGCACGTGGACTTCACCGTGTCCTGCGCGGGCATGGCGCTGGTGGTGCGCGCCGCCTCCTCCGCGCCCTTTCGCGAGGGCGGACGCGCTCGCCTGGAGGTCGCGGGCCGCGCGGACGTGCTGGAGGAGACATCCGGGCTGGCCCGCTAG
- a CDS encoding YkvA family protein encodes MGTRFFHYVRDPQVATWRKLAGLLAVLYFVSPVDAIPDFIPVVGWLDDLGVLSAAAFFMVREVQRWRPGTPAGVPSFDGLPRDEEGRTREPTLRRHS; translated from the coding sequence ATGGGAACCCGCTTCTTCCACTACGTGCGCGACCCCCAGGTGGCGACGTGGCGCAAGCTGGCCGGGCTGCTGGCTGTCCTGTACTTCGTGTCGCCCGTGGACGCGATTCCGGACTTCATCCCCGTGGTGGGCTGGCTGGACGACCTGGGCGTGCTGTCCGCCGCCGCGTTCTTCATGGTGCGCGAGGTCCAGCGCTGGCGCCCCGGCACGCCCGCCGGTGTGCCTTCGTTCGACGGACTCCCGCGCGACGAGGAGGGCCGCACGCGCGAGCCCACGCTGCGCCGGCACTCCTAG
- a CDS encoding phospholipid scramblase-related protein, which yields MPVESQALTLLRDEHTLRVRQVKEWGEILTGFEGRNRYEVVGDDGRPLFFAGEVGSGLGLFLLRGFLKAKRPFTMELKSASGETLLRLRRPWRFWLSRLEVEDGEGRHLGTIQQRFRFFTRAYDVLGPRDEELAHLSGPFFRPWTFNVEQQGREVGTIAKKWSGFGKEMFTDADNFGVRFNGLHDPHVRTLVVAATFLIDFVHFEDRRGGND from the coding sequence ATGCCCGTCGAGTCCCAGGCGCTGACCCTCTTGCGTGACGAGCACACGCTGCGCGTGCGGCAGGTGAAGGAGTGGGGCGAAATCCTCACCGGCTTCGAGGGCCGCAACCGCTACGAAGTCGTGGGCGACGACGGACGTCCGCTGTTCTTCGCGGGCGAGGTGGGCAGCGGGCTGGGCCTGTTCCTCCTGCGCGGCTTCCTCAAGGCGAAGCGGCCCTTCACGATGGAGCTCAAGTCCGCGAGCGGAGAGACGCTCCTGCGGCTGCGCCGCCCGTGGCGCTTCTGGCTGTCCCGGCTGGAGGTGGAGGACGGCGAGGGACGGCACCTGGGCACCATCCAACAGCGCTTCCGCTTCTTCACCCGCGCCTACGACGTGCTCGGGCCCCGCGACGAGGAGCTGGCCCACTTGAGCGGCCCGTTCTTCCGGCCGTGGACGTTCAACGTGGAGCAGCAGGGGCGCGAGGTGGGGACCATCGCGAAGAAGTGGAGCGGGTTCGGCAAGGAGATGTTCACGGACGCCGACAACTTCGGCGTCCGGTTCAACGGCCTGCACGACCCGCACGTGCGGACGCTGGTGGTGGCCGCGACGTTCCTCATCGACTTCGTGCACTTCGAGGACCGCCGCGGCGGCAACGACTGA
- a CDS encoding VIT domain-containing protein yields the protein MNEQAKCGLFTREGAQVPLQGVEVSGELLGGHARVRVTQRYRNDEKKPVEAIYTFPLPSDATLSAFSMTCAGRRVAGVVKEREAAFRAYDDAITEGHGAALLDQERANVFTAQVGNLLPGEETLVEVEFLQTLTAEEGSVRWMLPTLVAPRYIPGAVHGDRTGHGSAAPTTRVPDADRITPPTGSVDYGLRMDLLIDVGRDVVVESPSHRITVTKEGTRMRVNLQRDSFHKDFAGNEVALDRDVVLTMRNANPDVMLTPVVTHRKAEGPGTFALTVVPDLLNLATTPPRQEVVFVVDTSGSMSGDSLPQAQAALRLCLRHLREGDRFNVIAFENSFRSFSAQTVPFTQRTLEQADAWVAGLKAYGGTELLEPMVTAMKAAPDGVVVLLTDGQVGNEREILDAVLAARGTGRVFSFGIGTNVSDALLRDLARRTDGAVEFIHPGERIDEKVVAQFSRALAPRVTDLEVRFDGVEASELAPATLPPLVDGTPWTLFGRYAQAGTGSVTLKGKSGREPFSLTVRLDLPAQSERPVVEKLWAAERIRGWMDAGLVGRRAEAMKERIVRLAIEHQLATQYTSFVVVEERQGDRRASGTPDTRVVPVNAPAGWSMFNQAARDMDDEYVPEGGLAPEQTRVMKRKASKPMPAPAAAPGGVGRSRGGAVPPPPPSMAAPAPAPAGDLGPEPTTGSSFQAEFADGSGPMGGRAAPMERREQEVAKKDQGGFFDRLMSAARPSKASRVLETAPELERVIKGKAEVLYEQEEVQPLSVAEGPMATEDVGSLLGQQLANGLWAGTGEGPEPVRQARATARVLLVLLREGITSSHPLHGAQVKKAVDALLALASQLGQAPDVAELALGVAWLVAAGPRTRGRIEQAAKPLPGLDGRLGDMAALRQHMETLATR from the coding sequence ATGAACGAGCAGGCGAAGTGTGGGCTGTTCACGCGTGAGGGGGCCCAGGTGCCCCTGCAGGGAGTGGAAGTCTCCGGTGAGCTGCTCGGGGGGCACGCGCGGGTGCGCGTGACGCAGCGCTACCGCAACGACGAGAAGAAGCCGGTAGAGGCCATCTACACCTTCCCCCTGCCCTCCGACGCGACGCTCAGTGCCTTCTCCATGACGTGCGCGGGCCGCCGCGTGGCCGGCGTGGTGAAGGAGCGCGAGGCGGCCTTCCGCGCCTACGACGACGCCATCACCGAAGGTCACGGCGCGGCGCTGCTGGACCAGGAGCGCGCGAACGTCTTCACCGCGCAGGTGGGCAACCTGCTGCCGGGCGAGGAGACGCTGGTGGAGGTGGAGTTCCTCCAGACGCTCACCGCGGAAGAGGGCAGCGTGCGCTGGATGCTGCCCACGCTGGTGGCGCCCCGGTACATCCCCGGCGCGGTGCACGGCGACCGCACCGGCCACGGCAGCGCGGCCCCGACGACGCGGGTGCCGGACGCGGACCGCATCACCCCGCCCACGGGCTCGGTGGACTACGGGCTGCGCATGGACCTGCTCATCGACGTGGGCCGGGACGTGGTGGTGGAGAGCCCGTCCCACCGCATCACCGTCACCAAGGAAGGCACCCGCATGCGGGTGAACCTCCAGCGCGATTCGTTCCACAAGGACTTCGCGGGCAACGAGGTGGCGCTGGACCGGGACGTGGTGCTCACGATGCGCAACGCCAACCCGGACGTGATGCTCACGCCCGTGGTCACCCACCGGAAGGCGGAAGGTCCTGGCACGTTCGCGCTCACGGTGGTGCCGGACCTGCTGAACCTGGCGACGACGCCGCCCCGGCAGGAGGTGGTGTTCGTGGTGGACACGTCCGGCTCCATGTCCGGCGACAGCCTGCCCCAGGCCCAGGCCGCGCTCCGGCTGTGCCTGCGCCACCTGCGTGAAGGCGACCGCTTCAACGTCATCGCGTTCGAGAACTCGTTCCGCTCCTTCTCCGCGCAGACGGTGCCGTTCACCCAGCGCACGCTGGAGCAGGCGGACGCGTGGGTCGCGGGGCTGAAGGCCTATGGCGGCACGGAGCTCTTGGAGCCGATGGTCACCGCGATGAAGGCCGCGCCGGACGGCGTGGTGGTGCTGCTGACGGACGGCCAGGTGGGCAACGAGCGCGAGATCCTCGACGCGGTGCTCGCGGCGCGCGGGACGGGGCGGGTGTTCTCGTTCGGCATCGGCACCAACGTGAGCGACGCGCTGCTGCGCGACCTGGCGCGGCGCACGGATGGCGCGGTGGAGTTCATCCACCCGGGGGAGCGCATCGACGAGAAGGTGGTGGCGCAGTTCTCGCGGGCGCTCGCGCCGCGCGTCACCGACCTGGAGGTGCGCTTCGACGGCGTGGAGGCCAGCGAGCTGGCGCCGGCCACGCTGCCGCCGCTAGTGGATGGCACGCCGTGGACGCTCTTCGGGCGCTATGCGCAGGCGGGCACGGGCAGCGTGACGCTGAAGGGGAAGTCGGGCCGGGAGCCCTTCTCCCTCACGGTGCGGCTGGACCTGCCCGCGCAGTCGGAGCGGCCGGTGGTGGAGAAGTTGTGGGCCGCCGAGCGCATCCGGGGCTGGATGGATGCGGGGCTGGTGGGCCGGCGCGCGGAGGCGATGAAGGAGCGCATCGTGCGGCTCGCCATCGAGCACCAGTTGGCCACGCAGTACACGTCCTTCGTGGTCGTGGAGGAGCGCCAGGGCGACCGTCGCGCGTCCGGTACGCCGGACACGCGCGTGGTGCCGGTGAACGCGCCCGCGGGCTGGAGCATGTTCAACCAGGCCGCTCGGGACATGGACGACGAATACGTGCCGGAGGGCGGGCTCGCGCCGGAGCAGACGCGTGTGATGAAGCGGAAGGCTTCGAAGCCGATGCCCGCGCCCGCGGCGGCGCCCGGAGGGGTCGGCCGCTCCCGGGGCGGCGCGGTGCCCCCGCCGCCTCCGAGCATGGCTGCCCCCGCGCCCGCACCCGCGGGCGACCTGGGGCCGGAGCCCACCACCGGCTCCTCCTTCCAGGCGGAGTTCGCGGATGGCTCCGGGCCCATGGGTGGCAGGGCCGCGCCCATGGAGCGCAGGGAGCAGGAGGTCGCGAAGAAGGACCAGGGCGGCTTCTTCGACCGGCTGATGTCCGCGGCAAGGCCGTCCAAGGCCTCTCGCGTCCTGGAGACCGCCCCGGAGCTGGAGCGCGTCATCAAGGGCAAGGCGGAGGTGCTCTACGAGCAGGAGGAGGTCCAGCCGCTGTCCGTGGCGGAAGGGCCCATGGCCACCGAGGACGTGGGCAGCCTCCTGGGCCAGCAGCTCGCGAACGGGCTGTGGGCCGGCACGGGTGAGGGGCCGGAGCCGGTGCGCCAGGCCCGCGCCACCGCGCGGGTGCTCCTGGTGCTCCTGCGCGAGGGCATCACCAGCAGCCACCCGCTGCACGGCGCGCAGGTGAAGAAGGCCGTGGACGCGCTGCTCGCACTGGCCTCGCAGCTGGGCCAGGCGCCGGACGTGGCGGAGCTGGCGCTGGGCGTGGCGTGGCTGGTGGCGGCGGGGCCGCGCACGCGGGGCCGCATTGAGCAGGCCGCGAAGCCCCTTCCCGGCCTGGACGGGCGGCTGGGGGACATGGCCGCGCTCCGCCAGCACATGGAGACGCTGGCGACGCGGTAG
- a CDS encoding MerR family transcriptional regulator, giving the protein MSTPKTQTEWKLAALAEEVGVSPRTVRYYVQRGLLPAPPFKGPDTVYGEEHRVRLKAIRVLQARFLPLDAIQAELLRLSPEELRRLAETPVGAGTLPVPEDVPRMPPKRPGKDPTVEVARYQRWLLAPGLELHVSEQAEAKVRALAERVRALIEESEEGTLS; this is encoded by the coding sequence GTGAGCACGCCCAAGACACAGACGGAGTGGAAGCTGGCCGCGCTGGCGGAGGAGGTGGGCGTCTCGCCTCGCACGGTCCGCTATTACGTCCAGCGGGGCCTCCTGCCCGCGCCGCCCTTCAAGGGGCCGGACACGGTCTACGGAGAGGAGCACCGGGTGCGGCTCAAGGCCATCCGGGTGCTCCAGGCCCGGTTCCTGCCACTGGACGCCATCCAGGCGGAGCTCTTGCGGCTGTCGCCGGAGGAGCTGCGCCGGCTGGCGGAGACGCCGGTGGGCGCGGGGACGCTGCCGGTACCGGAGGACGTCCCCCGGATGCCTCCGAAGCGGCCGGGAAAAGACCCGACGGTGGAGGTGGCGCGTTACCAGCGCTGGCTCCTGGCGCCGGGGTTGGAATTGCACGTGTCGGAGCAGGCGGAAGCGAAGGTCCGGGCGCTGGCGGAGCGGGTGCGCGCCCTCATCGAGGAGTCCGAGGAAGGAACGCTGTCATGA
- a CDS encoding DUF2721 domain-containing protein, with the protein MNVGVDGLDPSSIQLIGTAVTPAVMVSGCGILATGLDNQISRITARMRDMVREWRTLPEGHARRSLLREEVAIMDRRHAILARAIGFTYAALLSFVVTSLLYLLRRSVAVPEGLPVLSFSLGVGLLGSTAVLALASLRLSRRAITLEGAELFRDGRPGDPPTP; encoded by the coding sequence ATGAACGTCGGCGTGGACGGCCTGGACCCCTCCTCCATCCAGCTCATCGGTACGGCGGTGACGCCCGCGGTGATGGTGTCCGGGTGCGGCATCCTGGCCACCGGCCTGGACAATCAGATTTCGCGCATCACCGCGCGCATGCGGGACATGGTCCGGGAATGGCGCACGCTGCCGGAGGGCCACGCGCGCCGCTCACTGCTGCGCGAGGAGGTGGCCATCATGGACCGCCGCCACGCCATCCTCGCCCGGGCCATTGGCTTCACCTACGCGGCGCTCCTGTCCTTCGTGGTGACGTCGCTGCTGTACCTGCTGCGCCGCAGCGTCGCGGTGCCGGAGGGGCTGCCGGTGTTGTCCTTCTCCCTGGGCGTGGGGCTGCTGGGCTCCACGGCGGTGCTGGCCCTGGCCTCGCTGCGCTTGAGCCGCCGCGCCATCACGCTGGAGGGCGCTGAGCTGTTTCGTGACGGGCGGCCGGGCGACCCGCCCACGCCCTGA
- a CDS encoding peptidylprolyl isomerase: MANAKVFFDMSIGGQPAGRIVMELFSDDVPKTAENFRALCTGEKGVGKSGKALHFKGTPFHRVIPNFMCQGGDITLGNGYGGESIYGEKFADENFKHKHTGPGILSMANAGPNSNGSQFFLTTVKTDWLDGKHVVFGKVVEGMDVVKKIEGVGSQSGATRQPVKIEDSGQL; this comes from the coding sequence ATGGCAAACGCCAAGGTCTTCTTCGACATGTCGATTGGTGGCCAGCCCGCCGGCCGCATCGTGATGGAGCTGTTCTCCGACGACGTTCCCAAGACCGCCGAGAACTTCCGCGCCCTGTGCACGGGTGAGAAGGGCGTCGGCAAGAGTGGCAAGGCGCTGCACTTCAAGGGGACGCCCTTCCACCGCGTCATCCCGAACTTCATGTGCCAGGGCGGCGACATCACGCTCGGCAATGGCTACGGCGGCGAGTCCATCTACGGTGAGAAGTTCGCGGACGAGAACTTCAAGCACAAGCACACCGGCCCGGGCATCCTCTCCATGGCCAACGCGGGCCCCAACAGCAACGGCTCGCAGTTCTTCCTCACCACGGTCAAGACCGACTGGCTCGACGGCAAGCACGTCGTCTTCGGCAAGGTCGTCGAGGGCATGGACGTGGTGAAGAAGATTGAAGGCGTGGGCAGCCAGTCCGGCGCGACGCGCCAGCCCGTGAAGATCGAAGACAGCGGCCAGCTGTAA
- a CDS encoding slipin family protein translates to MNELVGALGWLLPVAVLFLLFISGVRIVTEYQNGVVFRLGRYVGLKRAGFRWLIPFIERMVIIDLRTVARDVPPQDVITKDNVSVKVNAVVYFRVIQADKAVLQVEDYLYATSQIAQTTLRAILGQVELDDLLSQRERINHELQQVLDARTDPWGVKVSNVEVKHIDLPLEMQRAIARQAEAERERRAKIIAAEGEHQAAEKLSLAADVLSRNPATLQLRYLQTLVEITGGGNHTILPIPLEILRAFGAMSSRPRPPEEAREEEDEDASHGLS, encoded by the coding sequence ATGAACGAACTGGTCGGAGCGCTGGGGTGGCTCCTCCCCGTGGCCGTGTTGTTCCTCCTCTTCATCTCTGGCGTGCGCATCGTCACCGAGTACCAGAACGGTGTCGTCTTCCGGCTGGGCCGCTACGTGGGCCTCAAGCGCGCGGGCTTCCGCTGGCTCATCCCCTTCATCGAGCGGATGGTCATCATCGACCTGCGCACGGTGGCGCGCGACGTGCCTCCGCAGGACGTCATCACCAAGGACAACGTCAGCGTGAAGGTCAACGCCGTCGTCTACTTCCGCGTCATCCAGGCGGACAAGGCCGTGCTCCAGGTGGAGGACTACCTCTACGCCACCAGCCAGATTGCGCAGACCACGCTGCGCGCCATCCTGGGCCAGGTGGAGCTGGATGACCTCTTGTCCCAGCGCGAGCGCATCAACCACGAGTTGCAGCAGGTGCTCGACGCGCGCACCGACCCGTGGGGCGTGAAGGTCTCCAACGTGGAGGTGAAGCACATCGACCTGCCGCTGGAGATGCAGCGGGCCATCGCGCGGCAGGCCGAGGCCGAGCGTGAGCGCCGCGCGAAGATCATCGCCGCGGAGGGCGAACACCAGGCCGCGGAGAAGCTCTCCCTGGCCGCGGACGTGCTCAGCCGAAACCCCGCCACGCTCCAGCTGCGTTACCTGCAGACGCTGGTGGAGATCACCGGCGGCGGCAACCACACCATCCTGCCCATCCCCCTGGAGATATTGCGCGCGTTCGGCGCCATGTCCTCGCGACCCCGTCCGCCGGAGGAGGCCCGCGAGGAGGAGGACGAGGACGCGTCCCACGGCCTGTCTTGA
- a CDS encoding NfeD family protein — MSWRRHVLWGWLLAFLFVGLAAPAAPASPSFVARCELEGVVDAGSGAYLTDCVKRAEDGGASALLVRLDTPGGSLEATRSVVRAFLGSRVPVLVWVGPSGSRAGSAGVFIALASNVSGMAPGTNIGAAHPVGPGGEDVEQVGGEELARKVENDTVAFAEGIARQRGRNPEWAAAAVRDSASVPADRAVELRVVELVAPTEAEFLSAVDGRRVEVAGGDTVTLATRDAHVVSLEPGLSQRVVHALAQPSLIYLLFLVAALGLVVELSHPGAVAPGLIGGVALVLALMASATLPVRSGALVLMLLGVGLILAELFVTSGLLGAAGVGLLILGGVFLVDRFEPGWFVEPSFRLSWGVMLPTALVFAGSAAFVAYRSAQTRKLPQRGGDAGLVGEAGTALAPVTPSGGEVFVHGERWRAVSFTPIREGAQVVVRAVEGLTLTVAEQMP; from the coding sequence ATGAGCTGGCGCCGTCACGTCCTCTGGGGCTGGCTCCTGGCGTTCCTCTTCGTGGGACTCGCCGCTCCGGCGGCTCCCGCGTCACCGTCCTTCGTCGCGCGGTGCGAGCTGGAGGGCGTGGTGGATGCCGGCTCGGGCGCGTACCTCACGGACTGCGTGAAGCGCGCGGAGGATGGGGGCGCCTCGGCGCTGCTCGTGCGGCTGGACACTCCGGGCGGTTCGTTGGAGGCCACCCGCTCCGTGGTGCGCGCGTTCCTGGGCTCGCGCGTTCCCGTGCTCGTGTGGGTGGGGCCTTCCGGTTCGCGTGCCGGCAGCGCGGGCGTGTTCATCGCGCTCGCATCGAACGTGAGCGGCATGGCGCCGGGGACGAACATCGGCGCGGCGCACCCCGTGGGGCCTGGGGGCGAGGACGTGGAGCAGGTGGGTGGCGAGGAGCTTGCCCGCAAGGTGGAGAACGACACGGTCGCCTTCGCCGAGGGCATCGCCCGGCAGCGGGGCCGCAATCCGGAGTGGGCCGCGGCCGCCGTGCGCGACAGCGCCAGCGTTCCCGCGGACCGCGCCGTGGAGCTTCGCGTGGTGGAGCTCGTCGCTCCCACCGAGGCCGAGTTCCTCTCCGCCGTCGATGGCCGCCGCGTGGAGGTGGCGGGCGGTGACACCGTGACGCTCGCCACGCGTGACGCCCACGTGGTGTCTCTGGAGCCGGGGCTGTCACAGCGGGTGGTGCATGCGCTCGCGCAGCCATCCCTCATCTACCTGCTGTTCCTCGTCGCGGCGCTGGGCCTGGTGGTGGAGCTGTCCCATCCGGGCGCGGTGGCGCCGGGGCTCATTGGCGGCGTGGCGCTGGTGCTGGCGTTGATGGCTTCGGCGACGCTGCCGGTGCGCTCGGGCGCGCTGGTGCTGATGCTCCTGGGCGTGGGGCTCATCCTCGCGGAGCTGTTCGTCACCAGTGGCCTCCTGGGCGCGGCGGGCGTGGGGCTGTTGATATTGGGCGGCGTGTTCCTGGTGGACCGCTTCGAACCGGGCTGGTTCGTGGAGCCGTCCTTCCGCTTGTCGTGGGGCGTGATGCTGCCCACGGCGCTCGTGTTCGCGGGGAGCGCGGCCTTCGTCGCGTACCGCAGCGCCCAGACGCGCAAGCTGCCGCAGCGGGGCGGCGACGCGGGGCTCGTGGGCGAGGCCGGCACGGCGCTGGCCCCCGTCACGCCTTCGGGCGGCGAGGTGTTCGTCCACGGCGAGCGCTGGCGCGCCGTCTCCTTCACTCCCATCCGCGAGGGCGCCCAGGTCGTGGTGCGTGCCGTGGAAGGGCTCACCCTCACCGTTGCGGAGCAGATGCCATGA
- a CDS encoding amidohydrolase — translation MTAESTVYRAERVWTLDAERPRAEALAVRDGRLLAVGTLAEARAAAGPEAREVDLGRATVVPGLVDAHAHIHGLGKSLTTVRLEKAPSVEDVLQRLAKAPASSFQGDWLLGKGWDQNEWPGAAFPGRNDLDARFPATPVFLMRVDHHAAWVNGEALRRAGITRDTPDPPGGRILKGANGEPTGVLVDNAMDVVEAAIPAPTREQLETRLRAALERCAQVGLTGVHDAGMDLQAFRTLQAWDAAGTLPLRVYAMAAGQGEQRHAYLEQGPWQGRHLSMRSVKFLADGALGSRGAALHDDYSDEPGQRGLLLLSPEELEARAQAFMARGFQVCIHAIGDRANTLVVDVLLRGAERTGTQALRHRVEHAQILRLEDIRRLGAAGLVASVQPTHATSDMPWAETRLGRERLKGAYAWRTLKDSGAHLALGSDFPIENPDVLAGLYAARTRQDAKGWPEGGWYPEERLSAAEALEGFTVGPAWASFEEARRGRLKPGLDADFVALSEDPLEGPAAALVDARVLATVVAGAEVFRAAG, via the coding sequence ATGACGGCGGAGAGCACGGTCTACAGGGCGGAGCGCGTGTGGACGCTCGATGCGGAGCGTCCGCGCGCGGAAGCGTTGGCGGTGCGGGACGGAAGGTTGCTCGCGGTGGGGACGCTCGCGGAAGCGCGTGCCGCCGCGGGGCCTGAAGCGCGTGAAGTGGATCTGGGCCGCGCCACGGTGGTGCCCGGCCTGGTGGACGCGCACGCGCACATCCATGGCCTGGGGAAGAGCCTGACCACGGTGCGCCTGGAGAAGGCGCCCTCGGTGGAGGACGTCCTCCAGCGTCTGGCGAAGGCGCCCGCATCGAGCTTCCAGGGGGACTGGCTGCTCGGCAAGGGGTGGGACCAGAACGAATGGCCCGGCGCCGCGTTCCCTGGACGCAACGACCTGGATGCGCGCTTCCCCGCGACGCCGGTGTTCCTCATGCGGGTGGATCATCACGCGGCCTGGGTGAACGGCGAGGCGCTGCGCCGCGCGGGCATCACGCGGGACACGCCGGATCCGCCAGGAGGCCGCATCCTCAAGGGCGCGAACGGCGAGCCCACCGGCGTCCTCGTGGACAACGCGATGGACGTGGTGGAGGCCGCGATTCCCGCGCCCACGCGTGAGCAATTGGAGACCCGGTTGCGAGCCGCCCTGGAGCGGTGCGCGCAGGTCGGGCTCACGGGCGTGCACGACGCGGGCATGGACCTGCAGGCCTTCCGCACGTTGCAGGCGTGGGACGCCGCGGGGACCTTGCCCCTGCGCGTGTACGCGATGGCGGCGGGGCAGGGTGAACAGCGTCACGCCTATCTGGAGCAGGGCCCGTGGCAGGGGCGTCACCTGTCCATGCGCTCGGTGAAGTTCCTGGCGGATGGCGCGCTGGGAAGCCGGGGCGCGGCGCTGCACGACGACTACAGCGACGAGCCCGGCCAGCGCGGCCTGTTGCTCCTCTCACCCGAGGAGCTCGAAGCGCGCGCACAGGCCTTCATGGCGCGGGGCTTCCAGGTGTGCATCCACGCCATTGGAGACCGTGCCAATACATTGGTCGTGGACGTCCTCCTGCGAGGCGCGGAGCGGACGGGCACGCAGGCGCTGCGTCACCGGGTAGAGCACGCACAGATCCTGCGGCTGGAGGACATCCGGAGATTGGGCGCGGCGGGCCTGGTGGCCAGCGTGCAGCCCACGCACGCCACCAGCGACATGCCCTGGGCGGAGACGCGGCTGGGGCGCGAGCGGCTCAAGGGCGCGTACGCCTGGCGCACGCTGAAGGACTCAGGCGCGCACCTGGCATTGGGCAGTGACTTCCCCATCGAGAACCCGGACGTGCTCGCGGGGCTCTACGCGGCGCGCACGCGACAGGACGCGAAGGGCTGGCCGGAGGGGGGCTGGTATCCGGAGGAGCGCCTGAGCGCGGCGGAGGCGCTGGAGGGCTTCACGGTGGGGCCCGCGTGGGCGTCCTTCGAGGAGGCGCGGCGCGGAAGGCTGAAGCCCGGCCTGGACGCGGACTTCGTCGCGCTGTCGGAGGATCCGCTGGAGGGGCCCGCGGCGGCGCTGGTGGACGCGCGCGTGCTGGCCACGGTGGTGGCGGGCGCGGAGGTGTTCCGCGCGGCCGGGTGA